AGCGCGATATTGGCTCTGTCGAAAACCTCGATCAGTCGGACAAAATCGAGCAAGCTACGCGTCAGTCTATCAATCTTGTAAACTACTACGACGTCGACTTTGCCAGCCTCGATATCTTTCATGAGGCGAGCCAGTGCCGGCCTATCAAGTCCGCCACCTGACTGACCACCGTCATCATATCTATCCGGCAATTCCTGCCAGCCCTTGAACTCTTGGCTCTTGATGTAAGCGCTGCTCAACTCGCGTTGGGTCACCAGTGAGTTGACGCGTTGATCAAGATGGTTGGTCGTACTCTTCCTGGTATAAATTGCGCAGCGCCGGACAGGCGAATCAATTTGATCATGCATATGGCTTCTCCGGCGGTGGGGGTTGGTCAAAGATCAATACAAAGAACACTCGGCCTCTCGGCACACGTCTCAGTTGCATAGCTCGCCAAATGGAGAAGACCTTCCTGAGGCTCGGGAGCTCAAGAGAGGATGGCCGGCTTGGCTCAGCGATTGCCCTTCGCCGAAGGGCAATCGCATCCCTCAGGATCATCCGCAGGTGCACCAGCTCAGCGGGTTAAGTCGCTCGGATCATGCCAAGAAAATGGGCCCCGGCATTCTTGCCGGGACCCCAAGAACAAAGCCTTTGGGGTGCCCGCTCAGTCGCTACCTCCGCTTGGAGCTCGTTCCAGTTCAGCGAGTTCCGCTCCGATCGTCTTGTCAACGTCGACACAAACGGACCCGTTGTGCTCTCTAATCGTCATTATGACATTGCCGTCCTTGTCGAGCAATACGGCTTTCTCGTCGATGCGTTACTTAGCAAGCTCGGCGAATAGCGGGCGCGATAGGCGCAGCCTAGAATCTCACGATGAACCTCTACTTCGCTCAAGCGCCATTTAGCATCGAGATTATGAGAGCAGCGATCCATGCAAGCACGACGAGAATGAGACCACCGGCGATCAGGCCGAACTCAAGACTTATTCTCCAGGCACCCTTACGTGCGTGCCAACCCCATTCCTTCATGAGCAGCGATGTCCTTTCCAATAGCGATCCCAGCGCGCAGCCCAACCGTTTCTTACCATAGCGCAGGAAAGGTCGCCGCCTCGCGGTGAAACGCACCAGGCTGCGGTTCGCCTTCCTCCAGCAGAACCGTCCGAGATGCAGCGCATGGTAGGCCCGTTCACCAGTATATGCCCGTGCTCTCCAACTCCGCGCGCAACCCCGACAAGGCGTACGAGGGCATCGCGGGCTTCAATGGCGCCCGCGGCCGGACAAGGATGGCGAGATCTGCAACTTCCGTCCATCTCGCGCGCGGCAATACCGGAAAGCCTGACGCGTGGTCCTTCGGCACACCAGACGGGGCCATCACCATCCCAAACCGCAGTCGGTGTGCATGCAAACTCTTGTCCGGCAGGAACGGCCCCGAGCAGCAAGGCCAAAACTGTAAATGTCATTTGATACCCCGTTTGAGGCGCAGGCGTATCACAAATAATTGAAAATGCTTCAATCAATTCTGAAGAAGGCGTCGGCCATTCCAGCATCGAGCACAATTAGTGTTCTTGGAATTCGCGACTGGCCTGACGAACCGTTCGCTGCAAGGATCGCCAAATGACGATGACACGCGAAAAGGAACTCTGGGCATTGGCGGTATGGGTTGAGCGCCACCATGGGGACAACGGCGATGAGTTTATCGAGAACAGAATTGCCGCCCTCGAGGCAGAGGGCGAAACAGACGGCGCGGATCTCTGGCGCATCGTCGCGGATCGATACCACAAACTCAGGGTTGGCCTGATCCCGATCCACGGCCAGCCCGAGACGCTGCCGAATTAGTGCTTTCCTACTTGGAACATTTAGTGAACATATGGGCCTTAATCGAATCAGAGGCTCCCATGCTTGTTCTAGATCCCGCAGCCCTCGTCGCGCTCGCGGCGGTGATCGGCGCTATCTCCACCCTCGTCTGGTCGCTGAGGCGGAAGCCATGAACACAGACCTTGCTTTTCGCGTCCAGAACGCATTCGACCGGTGCAAAGAATTTCCAGAAGCCGGAAAACATGGCGACATGTTCCTCGTCAAAGGCCAGGCGTTTATCGCTTTCATCGAGCTCCGCAATCTATGCCCAGAGATCATACTCGCACTGAAACATTGCGAATGACGGGTACAGTAAGAACCGGTCTTCAAGAGTCGTTTGCGAACCTCCAAAGCTCTTGCGCTTCAATCTATGTTCGCGTTCGCCGGTCAATTGCTCCAGCTTGCGCCGAGCTCCCACCTTGAGTTTTCCTGTATTTCGCTCTTGCAGCTGGTACGCAATCAATTGCCGCAGGACGGGCAAACGAACCGAGGGCGCAGATTAGCTTGTGCCCCTTTCCGAAGTCTCTCGCACCTGACGTAAAGACTGGCGGGGAATATCTGCGATGGTGTCGTCCAATCGATTCATGTGCCGGTGATGACTCAGTCGGCACACGAAGTCGAATGCTCTTTTTAATCGTGGTTCCTCGGGTCCAAGATTAGCTTGAATAGACGACAATCATTGCCTGTCTTGCTGGTCATGAGCCGACTACAATCAAATGGCCGACTGGCAGCTGCAAACTCCTTGGTTAATGCGGCTCCGCTGCAAAGGTTGGTAGCAATTCTGCTCCTTCGTTTAGGCAACCGCAAAGATTGGATCTCAATATCTATCAATAAGGCTCTTAAGCTGCTTGATGCGCGAATCTGACCAGCCCTCGATCAGTTTGAACGCATCGGTAGTCAAACTCAGATTCACGACCCTCTGGTCCCGATGATTCTGGTCTCTTACGATCCAGCCTCTATCGACGAGATTTGCCAAGTGGCGGTGAACGGTGGCGCACGGTGCATCAGCTGCCAGGCCCACTTGCTTTACTGTAGTCGGTCTTCTTGAAAGCTCATTCACATAGAGTTCGATAAGGATGTCCCACGGAATATTCCCACGCCATTCCTTCGGCAGAAGGCGCCTGCGCAACTCTGTGGATTGCCTCTCATCGAGCGAGATCGCGAGACTCGAAATCTGCACTGGCTTGGGCACGGAGATCGGCCCAGATGTGCAGTCTTCAGAAACATGTAAAGCTATTCTTAGGTCAACCTGATCGGCGTTCGACATCTTACTCACCCCCCAATGACTGCATCTAGTCATCGAAGGCGATCTGGCCGCTGACTACTTGAGAAAACCTATACAATTCGGGCGATTGCATCCGTTTTGAGCGATTAAAACTGCCCTATTTATGGTTAACGAGGCGCCTTTCGTGTTGACAGTCTGACAACGTTCAGAATCTGCATTTGAGAATTTGTGATTCGATGGCTTTCATGCGGCGTCAGTCAAAAAATATAGCATCGCCAGAATCGACTTCCTTATTGCCGGCTCATGAAACCAAGATCAGGCCGCGCAAAACGCCCGATATTCGGTGCGACATACTGCAGATCGCTTGCATTGACCCCAAACCACAGCGCGAGAGTTGATGCGTATTCATCTACCGACGTTGTGGGAAGCAGCCTACCATAACCCACTTGATCGTCCGATGAGATTGAAATTGAGGGCGCCCGCCCGAAAAACCGACCGCCATTGACATTGCCGCCAAGGACGAAGTGGTGACCGCCCCAACCGTGATCTGTTCCATTCCCATTTGAGGTCAGTGTTCGACCAAAGTCCGAGGCTGTGAATGTTGTGACGTCGCGCTGGACACCAAGAGAAAGGAGCGATGCATAGAATGCATCGAGCGCGCCATCGAGTTTCTGCAACAATCCTTGGTGCTTGCTCTTCAGGTCGCTGTGGTTGTCAAAGCCGCCAATCGACACAAGAAAGACTTGCCGCTTCACTCCAAGCGCGCTTCGCGATGCAATGATTTGGGCAACTATTGAAAGCTGAGCGTGGAGCCCGCCCGAACCGCCAAACTTCGTCGACGCCGGAGCATTTTCGAGCGCGTCCTTGACGAATGCGCTGTATTCGATCGATCTGGCATTCATCATCGCGTAGTCATTCTCAAGAACATGGCTGCTTTGCTGTCGCAACAACGTTCCAAGAGCGTCACCGGAGAACCTACTTCCGTAAAGAGTCGAACCGACTGGCCACATGATGAGCGGGCCTGAGGGGGTAATTTGAAAAGCGGATGCATCTTGTCCGTTCAAAAAAACCGAGTTCCCGCTTACGCCTATCGCAGTGAACATGGTGTTCTGATTGCTCGACAAGGCAATGTCGCCGAGTTTGCCGCCCCAACCAGTTGTTGCGCCTTCGGGCTGAAATGCCTCCCAGGTCGATTGTTGATCGTTATGCGAAAAGAGCTTCGCTGGCCGTGGATAGGCACGAGTATTGGGGCTATCGAACTCCGCTCTCGTAAGCGGAGCAAGCAGAGGGCCAACATTTAGGAGTGGCGCTAGCGAACCCTCATCGTATCTCCTTTTCATTTTCGGCATTGCCGGTGAGAGTGCCAACAGCTGGTCGTCGGTCAGAATTTGATCCTCAGGCAGTCGCAAGAAGGTGTTGCTGAGGTCTTGGTGAGGGATCGCAATGCCCT
The Erythrobacter sp. THAF29 DNA segment above includes these coding regions:
- a CDS encoding thermonuclease family protein, with amino-acid sequence MTFTVLALLLGAVPAGQEFACTPTAVWDGDGPVWCAEGPRVRLSGIAAREMDGSCRSRHPCPAAGAIEARDALVRLVGVARGVGEHGHILVNGPTMRCISDGSAGGRRTAAWCVSPRGGDLSCAMVRNGWAARWDRYWKGHRCS
- a CDS encoding helix-turn-helix domain-containing protein, with product MSNADQVDLRIALHVSEDCTSGPISVPKPVQISSLAISLDERQSTELRRRLLPKEWRGNIPWDILIELYVNELSRRPTTVKQVGLAADAPCATVHRHLANLVDRGWIVRDQNHRDQRVVNLSLTTDAFKLIEGWSDSRIKQLKSLIDRY
- a CDS encoding DUF1501 domain-containing protein, whose translation is MSIAGAGSSYALGLAGLGELAAQSSENDYKALVCVFLRGGNDHANTLIPYDSLNYSRYSQIRGGQQGIAIPHQDLSNTFLRLPEDQILTDDQLLALSPAMPKMKRRYDEGSLAPLLNVGPLLAPLTRAEFDSPNTRAYPRPAKLFSHNDQQSTWEAFQPEGATTGWGGKLGDIALSSNQNTMFTAIGVSGNSVFLNGQDASAFQITPSGPLIMWPVGSTLYGSRFSGDALGTLLRQQSSHVLENDYAMMNARSIEYSAFVKDALENAPASTKFGGSGGLHAQLSIVAQIIASRSALGVKRQVFLVSIGGFDNHSDLKSKHQGLLQKLDGALDAFYASLLSLGVQRDVTTFTASDFGRTLTSNGNGTDHGWGGHHFVLGGNVNGGRFFGRAPSISISSDDQVGYGRLLPTTSVDEYASTLALWFGVNASDLQYVAPNIGRFARPDLGFMSRQ